The Apibacter raozihei DNA segment TTTACAATAAAAAATCCGTTTAAATAAATCTCACATATTAATTATAAATATAAAAATTTATACTATAATTAGAGACATTCATTAATAAATTCAAATATCTTTGAATAAATAATTCCTACTATGCCTTTGTTCATTAAATTCTCTACCTCCTATAAAACAATAATTTTAACAATTATTTTTTCTATCGCATCTTTTACTTGTTACTCTCAAAAGAATAATCATCCATGTTTAGCTGAAAGATTATGCGAAACTAAAAGTTTAAATAATTCTTACCCTGGTCTTAGCAATAGTTTTTATATAAAAACCATTTGTAGTTATACTTACTTTTCGAGAACTATTTTCTATAAACTGATTATTAAAAGTGGTAATAAATTTACATTTAAAATTAAACCTGAAAAAGCCGCAGATTATGATTGGGCAGTTTGGAAAAATATTGATGATTGTGAAAATATTTCTAAAAATTCACCTGATCGTTTTTCAGCTAATGACGGAATAAAGTCTTATCCCACATATACATCAAACTGGGATACCGGATTAGATATTTCAAAACCAGAATCATTAAAATGTCAATCAAATGGCTCATTAAATGACGGTTTGGTAGCAGCCTTAGATGTTAATATAGGAGATGAAATACTCTTAGCTATAAATTTAGCACAAAGTCAAAATGGTATTTCTGATTATTTACTTTCTTTTGGAGGAGATTCTGGAGGAGGTGGAAACGCTGATTTCTTATGTATTGAAGAATTTACACCATTTTATATTTGTGATATAAATAACGATAATATTGAGAAAAATTTCGACCTTAATCAAATAAAAGAGTCTATAATAAATGATTACTTGAATGGAAATAATAATTATACTATAAAATTTTATTTAAATGAAAAAGATTTGGTTAAAAACACTAATTCTATAAATTTTATTGATGTTACTAATAAGGGAACACAAATTTTCTGTAATATTATTAAGCCCAATAATGACGTATACTCAAGTCTATCTATTGATGTAAATCTAGTCAAATTTCCTGTAGGAAAAGATATTGAAGACACAGTTTGTTTAAATCAAGTTGATTTGCATTATTATGATGATTTATTAAGTATCACACCAGATAAAACCGTTGTGTATTATGATGATTTATCTAAAGCTGAAAATGAGGCAGCTTCATTAGTTATGCCGATTAATATAAATAAGAAAACTACCTTTTACGCTTTAATAAAAAGCAACAAAGGTAAATGCTCTATTATTCAAAAATTAACTTTACAACCTCAAGCCAGTCCCCAATCAGATCCTATTGTTATTTGTAGTGGGAAAAATGCAGTGCTATCAGTAAAAAATTCAATACTAACTACTCATTGGTATAATGTTCCTACTGGAGGAAACCCTATATTTACTGGATCTGTTTTCTCATTAGGAATTCAAATAAATAACGGAAAGATCCCTGTAATTAAGACTTATTATGTGGAACAAGAAGATAGCGGTTGTATAAGTGAAAGAATCCCTGTAACTGTTACCGTAAACCCACAACTCAGCGTAGACTTAGGAGCCGACCGAAGCATTTGCCAGGGAAGCTCTACCACTTTAGATGCCGGAAATGCAGGCAGCACCTACCTTTGGAGTACCGGAGCCACTACCCGGAGCATAGAAGTTACCCAGGCAGGAACCTACAGTGTGGTGGTAACCGATGCCAACGGCTGTCAGGGAAGCGGTTCAGTAAAAGTAACAGTTAATGCGTTACCGGTAGTCAACTTAGGAGCCGACCGAAGCATTTGCCAGGGAAGCTCTACCACTTTAGATGCCGGCAATGCAGGCAGCACCTACCTTTGGAGTACCGGTGCCACTACCCGGAGCATAGAAGTCACCCAGGCAGGAACCTACAGTGTGGTGGTAACCGATGCCAACGGCTGTCAGGGAAGCGGTTCAGTAAAAGTAACAGTTAATGCGTTACCGGTAGTCAACTTAGGAGCTGACCGAAGCATTTGCCAAGGAAGTACAACGGTATTAGATGCCGGCAATACAGGCAGCACCTACCTTTGGAGTACCGGAGCCACTACCCAGAGCATAGAAGTTACCCAGGCAGGAACCTACAGTGTGGTGGTAACCGATACCAACGGCTGTCAGGGAAGCGGTTCAGTAAAAGTAACAGTTAATGCGTTACCGGTAGTGAACTTAGGAGCCGACCGAAGTATTTGCCAAGGAAGTACAACGGTATTAGATGCCGGCAATGCAGGCAGCACCTACCTTTGGAGTACCGGAGCCACTACCCAAAGCATAGAAGTTACCCAGGCAGGAACCTACAGTGTGGTGGTTACCGATGCCAACGGCTGTCAGGGAAAAGGTTCAATAAAAATAACAGTTAATGCGTTACCGGTAGTGAACTTAGGAGCTGACCGAAGCATTTGCCAAGGAAGTACAACGGTATTAGATGCCGGCAATACAGGCAGCACCTACCTTTGGAGTACCGGAGCCACTACCCGGAGCATAGAAGTTACCCAGGCAGGAACCTACAGTGTGGTGGTAACCGATACCAACGGCTGTCAGGGAAGCGGTTCAGTAAAAGTAACAGTTAATGCGTTACCGGTAGTGAACTTAGGAGCCGACCGAAGCATTTGCCAGGGAAATACAACGGTATTAGATGCCGGCAATCCAGGCAGCACCTACCTTTGGAGTACCGGAGCCACTACCCAAAGCATAGAAGTTACCCAGGCAGGAACCTACAGTGTGGTGGTTACCGATGCCAACGGCTGTCAGGGAAAAGGTTCAATAAAAATAACAGTTAATGCGTTACCGGTAGTGAACTTAGGAGCTGACCGAAGCATTTGCCAGGGAAGCTCTACCACTTTAGATGCCGGCAATACAGGCAGCAGCTACCTTTGGAGTACCGGAGCCACTACCCGGAGCATAGAAGTTACCCAGGCAGGAACCTACAGTGTGGTGGTAACCGATACCAACGGCTGTCAGGGAAGCGGTTCAGTAAAAGTAACAGTTAATGCGTTACCTTTAGTGAACTTAGGAGCCGACCGAAGTATCTGCCAGGGAAGCTCTACCACTTTAGATGCCGGAAATGCAGGCAGCACCTACCTTTGGAGTACCGGAGCCACTACCCGGAGCATAGAAGTTACCCAGGCAGGAACCTACAGTGTGGTGGTTACCGATGCCAACGGCTGTCAGGGAAGCGGTTCAGTAAAAGTAACAGTTAATGCGTTACCGGTAGTCAACTTAGGAGCCGACCGAAGCATTTGCCAGGGAAGCTCTACCACTTTAGATGCCGGCAATGCAGGCAGCACCTACCTTTGGATTACCGGAGCCACTACCCGGAGCATAGAAGTCACCCAGGCAGGAACCTACAGTGTGGTGGTAACCGATGCCAACGGCTGTCAGGGAAGCGATGAAATTAAAATAAGTATAAATCCACTTCCGGTAGTCAACTTAGGAGCCGACCGAAGCATTTGTCAGGGAAGCTCAACCACTTTAGATGCCGGCAATACAGGCAGCAGCTACCTTTGGAGTACCGGAGCCACTACCCAAAGCATAGAAGTAAACCAGGCAGAAACCTACAGTGTGGTGGTAACCGATGCCAACGGCTGTCAGGGAAGCGATGAAATTAAAATAAGTATAAATCCACTTCCGGTAGTCAACTTAGGAGCCGACCGAAGCATTTGTCAGGGAAGCTCAACTACTCTGGATGCCGGCAATACAGGCAGCAGCTACCTTTGGAGTACCGGAGCCACTACCCAAAGCATAGAAGTTACCCAGGCAGGAACCTACAGTGTGGTAGTTACCGATGCCAACGGCTGTCAGGGAAGCGATGAAATTAAAATAAGTATAAATCCACTTCCGGTAGTCAACTTAGGAGCCGACCGAAGCATTTGTCAGGGAAGCTCAACCACTTTAGATGCCGGCAATACAGGCAGCAGCTACCTTTGGAGTACCGGAGCCACTACCCAAAGCATAGAAGTTACCCAGGCAGGAACCTACAGTGTGGTAGTTACCGATGTCAACGGCTGTCAGGGAAGCGATGAAATTAAAATAAGTATAAATCCACTTCCGGTAGTCAACTTAGGAGCCGACCGAAGCATTTGTCAGGGAAGCTCAACTACTCTGGATGCCGGCAATACAGGCAGCAGCTACCTTTGGAGTACCGGAGCCACTACCCAAAGCATAGAAGTTACCCAGGCAGCAACCTACAGTGTGGTGGTAACCGATGCCAACGGCTGTCAGGGAAGCGATGAAATTAAAATTACAGTAAATCCACTTCCGGTCGTCAACTTAGGAGCCGACCGAAGCATCTGCCAGGGAAGCTCAACTACTCTGGATGCCGGAAATGCAGGCAGCACCTACCTTTGGAGTACCGGCGCCACTACCCAAAGCATAGAAGTAAACCAGGCAGGAACTTACAGTGTGGTGGTTACCGATGCCAACGGCTGTCAGGGAAAAGGTTCAATAAAAATAACAGTTAATGCGTTACCGGTAGTGAACTTAGGAGCCGACCGAAGCATTTGCCAAGGAAGTACAACGGTATTAGATGCCGGCAATACAGGCAGCACCTACCTTTGGAGTACCGGAGCCACTACCCGGAGCATAGAAGTTACCCAGGCAGGAACCTACAGTGTGGTGGTTACCGATGTCAACGGCTGTCAGGGACGCGATGAAATTAAAATTACAGTAAATCCACTTCCGGTAGTCAACTTAGGAGCTGACCGAAGCATTTGTCAGGGAAGCTCAACTACTCTGGATGCAGGCAATACAGGCAGCACCTACCTTTGGAGTACCGGAGCCACCACCCAGAGCATAGAAGTAAACCAGGCAGAAACCTACAGTGTGGTGGTAACCGATGCCAACGGCTGTCAGGGAAGCGGTTCAGTAAAAGTAACAGTTAATGCGTTACCGGTAGTCAACTTAGGAGCCGACCGAAGCATTTGTCAGGGAAGCTCAACTACTCTGGATGCCGGCAATACAGGCAGCAGCTACCTTTGGAGTACCGGAGCCACTACCCAAAGCATAGAAGTTACCCAGGCAGGAACCTACAGTGTGGTAGTTACCGATGCCAACGGCTGTCAGGGAAGCGATGAAATTAAAATAAGTATAAATCCACTTCCGGTAGTCAACTTAGGAGCCGACCGAAGCATTTGTCAGGGAAGCTCAACCACTTTAGATGCCGGCAATACAGGCAGCAGCTACCTTTGGAGTACCGGAGCCACTACCCAAAGCATAGAAGTTACCCAGGCAGGAACCTACAGTGTGGTAGTTACCGATGTCAACGGCTGTCAGGGAAGCGATGAAATTAAAATAAGTATAAATCCACTTCCGGTAGTCAACTTAGGAGCCGACCGAAGCATTTGTCAGGGAAGCTCAACTACTCTGGATGCCGGCAATACAGGCAGCAGCTACCTTTGGAGTACCGGAGCCACTACCCAAAGCATAGAAGTTACCCAGGCAGGAATTTATAAGGTTACCGTTACTAATAAAAACGGTTGCTCTTCCTCTTCTTCAATTCAGATCAACTACTATGAAACTCCACAAATCAAAGAAATTAAGATTAACGGAAATGATGTAGAAGTATATGCCATAGGAAAAGCCCCATTGGAATATAGTCTGGATTTAATTAATTGGCAAAGTTCTCCGTTTTTTACAGGATTAAAGCCTAAAATATACCATGCATACGTAAGAAATGCTTTAGGTTGTATAAATGGCCCATTAGTTTTCAGTATACTGGATATCCCCAATATCATTACACCGAATGGAGATGGAATCAATGATGTCTGGCACATTAAAGGACTAGAAATATATTCAGGTAGCAGTATCACTATTTTTGACAGATACGGAAAACTTCTTTTAAAACAGAAAATTGATAAAGAATTCATCTGGGATGGCAAATATTTAGGCAGGAACCTTCCGAGTTCCAGTTACTGGTATATTTTAGATCTTACTGATGGAAGAAGACTGACCGGGTGGATTGCTATTAGAAACCATGATTCAATTAGATAATTATAGTGTGCTTTAAAAACAATAAGCAATATTTACACCCTGATATGTTATATCAGGGTATTTTTATATAATTAGGTATATATATAAAGAGTATTTAAAAAATGCGATGAGAATACTAGAGTAAGATTTGGCAGTACATATAATGTATATAATAATAAAAAAGTTTTTAAAATGCCATATAATAGTTATCTTTATCCTGACTATTAAAAAAATTACGGCCTATGGATCAAGATATTCTTTACCTTAGCGCACTAAAACATTGTCCTCATATAGGAGAATCAATTATAAAAAAAATTATTTCAAAATTTGGTTCTGCAAAAAAAGCGTGGTTTGCTTCTTCTGAAGAATTACTTACCATATACCAGATAGGAAAAAAAACAATTCAATATATAGGTGATAAATCCACATTAAATCAAGCCTATTCAGACATTGAGTATTGTATAAAAAATAATATACAAATAGTACATTTATGGGAAGCCAAATACCCTAAAATGCTCAAAGAATGTACAGATGCCCCTGTCCTTTTGTACCACAAAGGAAATATAAACTGGGACTTACCCGCTCTAAGCATTGTTGGAACCAGAAAGATGACTTCTTATGGAAAAGATTTTACGGAAAAACTAGTAGAATGTTTTCAGAATAAAAAAATTAACATTATAAGTGGTTTAGCCTTAGGTATTGATGGATGTGCTCATAAAAAAGCTTATGAGCTTAAAATCCCTACTTTAGGAGTATTGGCTCACGGACTAAAAAACCTCTATCCTACACAACATAAACTATTAGCTGAAAAAATAGCTGAAAATGGAGGTATAATTACTGAATTCCCTCCCAATATTAATCCGGAAAGAGCAAATTTTATTCAAAGAAATCGTATAATTGCTGGTCTATCATTAGCAACTATAATTGTAGAATCTGCTTATGGAGGAGGAGCTATTTCAACAGTAAAATTTGCGAATTCCTATAACCGGGAAGTATTTGCTTTACCCGGAAAAATAACGGATCATAGCAGCCAGGGATGTAATCAGTTAATCCGGAATCTGGAAGCTCAAATTATAACTCGTCCTGAAGATATTATTTCGCTTTACCATGAAAATACGCAAAAACATTTTCAAACCCGGCTATTTACAGATTTGTCCGCTACCGAATCTATCATAATTGATTATCTCAGAGAAAAAGGAAAAACCCAGATTGACATTTTATCGGATGAGCTTAAAATTCCCACACACCAGCTTATGCATGAACTACTGAATCTGGAACTCAAAAATTTAATTGATACGTTCCCTGGAAAATATTACAATCTAACATAAATTATACTATAAATTCTTTAACTTCTTAACAAACATGTATAACCACGCAATGTTATAAATCCATATTTTATCTATGCTGGAATACACTTGAAAACGCTTGATTTTTCTGTATTGCGTCATTATTTTTCCTTATTACGTCATAACATTGATCGTATCACTATATAACTTTGAATAAGTTGAAAATTTTGTTAAAAACCAGAACATATATTTTCTATAGTATCCGATAAATTTTATAACACCGATAAAAGAGAAATATGAAAATTCGATTTATTACTGCATTAATAGTCAGCCTCATCTTCCCCCATACCATAGCTACTTCTCAGGAGATAACAGATGAGTCCGAACAACGAAAACCAATAAGTTTAGAAGAAGTCATTATTACCGCAGAAAAAAAGGAAACAAAACTTCAAAAAACACCTATAGCCGTTTCAGCCATATCGTCTAAAGAAATTGAACAACGCAAAATAACGGAAATGACCGATATGGTTATGACAGTTCCAAATCTGGTATCAATGACCGGAGGTTCTCCTACTTTAAACTTTATGTCTATCAGGGGTATTTTAACCTTTTCTACAGATCCTGCCATTGGTATATATATAGACGGAGTCCCAATGTTTGACGGTTATGCTTCTTCCATTCAATTACAAGATATTCAACGGGTAGAAATTTTAAGAGGTCCACAAAGTACTTTATACGGAAGAAATGCTTTAGGAGGAGTTATTAATATACTTACTAAACAACCAGGTAATATTTTTAAGAGTTTTATTGAAATGGGTGTGAGCAATTACAATACTCATGAGATTAGAGGAGGGATTTCAGGGCCTATCATAAAAAACAAATTATTTACCTCATTGAATGCATTTTATACTGACAGAAAAGGTTTATTTACTAATGAATACGATAACCGTCATTTTGATAATTATAAAAATTTTGGTGGCAATTTTTTTCTAAAATATCTTGTTAATGATCAGCTAACCGTTATTTTGAATTCAAAACTGGAAAATAATGATCTTACCGGAACCTTCCCTTATGCGCCAAACGTAGGAGTTGCTTTATCTAAACCTTTTAAAATCAATCAAAACGGAAAAAATATAGAGAATCGTATACTGTCCACTACTTCATTGCAACTAAAATACCAAATTCGTCAATGGGATATCAGTTCATTGACCGGATATACCTATTTAAGTGATACATACAAAGATTATGACCAGGATTATTCCCCCTATGATATTATGAGCTGGTATGCTCCTAAACGTCCTCAGAATACATGGACACAGGAAATCAGAGCCGTATCTAAAAATTTAGGAAAATGGGAAGTAATAGGAGGTATTTTCGGCTTTATGGATAATCATCAATCCAATACTGAAACGGTCTATGGTAAAGATGCAATTTCTATGGATCCAAACGCTCCCTATATTTATTATTCATTTTCCAAACAAAAGGGAAAAGGATTTGCTACTTATGCAAACGTAAGTTATTCATTGACTCCTAAATTAAAAATTACAGCCGGATTACGATATGACTACGATGAAAAAGAATTAACGGCTCATAATGAATATAAAAAAGAACCATTCCCTGTATTAACCTACCCTACTAAGTCGGTCAATACGTCAGACAATGCGTGGTCTCCTAAAGTTAACCTTTCTTATCTTTTAAAAGAGGATATTACCCTTTATGCTAACTATGCCAGAGGCTTTCGTCCGGGAGGAGTTAACCAGTATACTAATGAAGGAAGTCCTAATTTAACGTATGAGCCGGAATACACAGATAATTATGAAGCAGGAGTAAAAACGGAATGGTTTGAACGAAGGCTAAGAGCTAATCTGGTTTTATTTTACACTTATTGGAAAGACCAGCAGCAAACACTTATGACGCCGGAAAACAGAATTGCCAATATCGGTAAAATGTATAGCCGCGGTGTAGAGTTGGAACTGGCTGCATTACCAGTAAAAAATCTGGAAATAAATTACAATTTCGGAATTATAAACACAAAATATGATCAGCTTATACTCCTTGACGAGGCAGGAACTGCCAATAAAGATTACAAAGGAAATAAACAGATATTTACTCCCGATGTATCCTTTGGTTTATCGGTGACGTATTCAGGTAAATTGTCAGAAAATATCGGATTTTTCATAGTTCCGGAATGGAAGTATCTGGGAAAACAATATATGACTTATTATAATGATCTTACACAAAAACCCTTTTATTTACTCAACCTGAATGCCGGTATAAAGTATAAAAAATATGAATTGAAATTATGGGCAAAAAATATAACAGACAGTCGTTATATTTCTTTTGTTTATGCTAATTACAGAGGCCATAACTCTCCTGTATCCTTAGGACTTCCGGCAACTTACGGAACCAGCATAAAAGTAAATTTTTAACTATTAAACCTTGTTATAGCATGACTCTTGAAATTACAAACCTATCCAAAACTTACAATAAAGAAAAAAAGGCATTATCCGACATTACTTTAACTATTCGTCAGGGAATGTTTGGACTGTTGGGACAAAACGGTGCCGGTAAATCTTCATTAATGCGTACCATAGCTACTTTACAGAATCCTGATTCCGGAACTATTACACTCGGTGCTATTGATGTTTTAAAACAACCTGAAGAAATGAGAAAAATTCTCGGATATCTTCCTCAGGACTTTGGAGTATATTCAAACGTTTCTTCTTGCGAGATGTTACATCATATTGCAAAAATGAAAGGAATTTCCAATTCAGCAGAACGAAAAGAAACGGTTAATGAATTATTGGTTAGAGTTAATTTATTTGACGTTAAAGACCGTAAATTATCACAATATTCCGGAGGAATGCGTCAAAGATTCGGTATTGCTCAGGCATTACTGGGAAACCCTAAGATTATCATTGTTGATGAACCTACAGCTGGTTTAGATCCTATGGAGAGAAACCGCTTTTATAATCTTCTGAGTGACATAGGTGAAAATACTATTGTTATTCTTTCCACTCATATTGTGGAAGATGTTTCTACCTTATGTAATGATATGGCAATAATTGGTGACGGAAAAGTAATCAAAACCGGAAAACCTAATGAAATAGAAAATGAACTGGCTGGTAAATTATGGATTAAAACACTGGAGAAGGATGCTCTGAAGCAAGCATACGAAGAATATCCTGTAATATCAACTTATTATGAAGCAGGAAAACCTGTAATAACTATTTTATCGGACTTGCAACCCAATGATTCTTTTACTCTTAAAAAGCCTACGCTGGAAGATGTCTATTTTAACCTTATGTTTCAACAAAATATCAAATAAGATATGTTTACATACATATACCTTTTTGAAATCAGACAACAGCTCAAACGACCTTTTATCTGGATTGTATGTTTATTAATGTACCTTCAGGGGATCTATTATATGCGTCACAGCGGAGAATTTTATGCTAATGATGAAACCTATGCCAATGCGCCGGCCATTTTTTTCACTGTCTTTGCAGGTATTGGGTATGTTGGCTTTATAGTTACGGCTATTATTGCCGGTACAGTTATTACTAAAGATTTACAATCTCGTTTTTCATCCATACTTTTTACCACATCCGTTTCCGAAAGCGGTTATTTCTGGGGTAGATACTGGGCAGGTTTTACCTTATTACTTATTTTGAATTTCTTTTATCTTCTCGGTGCATTTTCTTATTCTTTCTTACCCGTCAAAAACATAGGCCCGGTTGATTATTATTCTTTATTAATGGCTGTAGTATATATTTTACTTCCTAATACCTTTATACTTTTCACCTCTTGTTTTTGTGCTGCTTCTCTAAGCAGAGATGTGAAAAGTTCGTATTTGATGAGCACGTTCATAATGCTCATTATGATTTTCTCCGTTTCCATGCATGAGTTTGACCGCTCGGTGGCCTTTTACGATCCTACTTCTTTCGGAGTTTTACTAGATGATTTAGAACATATGTCTCCGGCAGAAAAAAACGCTTACCTTCCTTCTGCTACCGGAAATTTATTATGGAATAGATTAGGATGGATTCTACTTTGTCTCGTTCTTCTTATTTACAGCAAAATACGGTTTAGTTTTAAAAATTTCAGCAAAGGAACTTCCGCTAAAAAAGAGAAAAAGAAAGATGCTACTATTGCTAACCTGTCATTAAAAATTTCAAACAAAAATCAACTTGAACCGGTAAACAAAAAATTTTCACTTTCCAGTTATTGGAAAAATGTTTTTTCTTTATCATTAACCGAATGTAAAAGTGTAATTGCCCCTACAGGTTTTAAAATTTTTCTGGGGATATTATTAGTTATGTATGTTTGCTATATAGCCGTCTGGCAACAGCAGTATTATTCGGAAGCACCTACCTTACCTGTAACTGTTGAAGTGACTAATATAACCATTGCCTTATCCTTTTACTTTCAGTTATTTATTATAATAAATACCGTAGAATTGCTATTTAGAAATCAAACCAGTGGTTTTTGGAAGATCGCAGATGCCTTACCGATTCCTTCCTGGGTTACTACGGTTTCTAAAATTAATGCTATGATTATGGTTAGCTTGCTGCTTTCCATCTGTCTTATCGTTTTTGGTATAGGAGTACAAATATTTAAAGGATATTATCATTTTGAGCTGGATGTATATTTTAAAGAAATTATTTTACGGTGGCTTCCTAAATACATAGAATATATTTTATTATGCGTAGCTGTAGCCGGAATTACAGGAAATAAATATGCTACCCACGGCCTGAGTATATTAGTGCTGGTAGTTACTATTATACTTCATGAAATCGGAGTACTGGAACAGCATAGGTTTGCTTTTAGTTTTTCTCCGGGAGCGTTGAAATATACCGATATGAATGGCAGTAGTTTTTACGCCTTTGCCAATCTCATTTACAGTCTTTACTGGATATCTTTTACACTTATACTTACTTTTACAGGTTTATGGGTATGGCCCCGAGGATTGGTATCTCCTTTAGCGAAAAGATTAAATTTCAGGGGAAACCTCTCCAAACTATTTCTTTTCTTACTTGTTATATCCGCCGGAATTTTTATGTATTCCTCTTATTATATTTATGAAACTGTAAATGTCGAAAACAAATTTTCAAGCAGAGAACAGGAAAGAAATGAAGATGCGGAATATGAAAAGAAATACAAAAAATACCAGAAAACACCTCAGCCTCAAATTAAACATATAGATATCAGTCTCAATGTATTTCCTGAAAATAGAAAAATGAATTATCAGGCAACAATTGAACTTCTCAACCCTCATTCTGTTGCTGTTGATACGTTACACCTAGATTGGGACGATTTTCTGGTTATTCGAAAAATTAACTTACCTGATAATGAACTCACTCTCATCTCTCAAGATGAAGAAAACAGACATTCGGTTTATAAAATTAAATATCCGATTCAGCCGCAACGTTTACAAAAGATACAAATTGAGGCTCAAAAGGAATATTCAGGATTTACTAATGATGATCCTCAAAAAGACCTCACATTTAACGGCTCTT contains these protein-coding regions:
- a CDS encoding ABC transporter ATP-binding protein gives rise to the protein MTLEITNLSKTYNKEKKALSDITLTIRQGMFGLLGQNGAGKSSLMRTIATLQNPDSGTITLGAIDVLKQPEEMRKILGYLPQDFGVYSNVSSCEMLHHIAKMKGISNSAERKETVNELLVRVNLFDVKDRKLSQYSGGMRQRFGIAQALLGNPKIIIVDEPTAGLDPMERNRFYNLLSDIGENTIVILSTHIVEDVSTLCNDMAIIGDGKVIKTGKPNEIENELAGKLWIKTLEKDALKQAYEEYPVISTYYEAGKPVITILSDLQPNDSFTLKKPTLEDVYFNLMFQQNIK
- a CDS encoding ABC transporter permease, translated to MFTYIYLFEIRQQLKRPFIWIVCLLMYLQGIYYMRHSGEFYANDETYANAPAIFFTVFAGIGYVGFIVTAIIAGTVITKDLQSRFSSILFTTSVSESGYFWGRYWAGFTLLLILNFFYLLGAFSYSFLPVKNIGPVDYYSLLMAVVYILLPNTFILFTSCFCAASLSRDVKSSYLMSTFIMLIMIFSVSMHEFDRSVAFYDPTSFGVLLDDLEHMSPAEKNAYLPSATGNLLWNRLGWILLCLVLLIYSKIRFSFKNFSKGTSAKKEKKKDATIANLSLKISNKNQLEPVNKKFSLSSYWKNVFSLSLTECKSVIAPTGFKIFLGILLVMYVCYIAVWQQQYYSEAPTLPVTVEVTNITIALSFYFQLFIIINTVELLFRNQTSGFWKIADALPIPSWVTTVSKINAMIMVSLLLSICLIVFGIGVQIFKGYYHFELDVYFKEIILRWLPKYIEYILLCVAVAGITGNKYATHGLSILVLVVTIILHEIGVLEQHRFAFSFSPGALKYTDMNGSSFYAFANLIYSLYWISFTLILTFTGLWVWPRGLVSPLAKRLNFRGNLSKLFLFLLVISAGIFMYSSYYIYETVNVENKFSSREQERNEDAEYEKKYKKYQKTPQPQIKHIDISLNVFPENRKMNYQATIELLNPHSVAVDTLHLDWDDFLVIRKINLPDNELTLISQDEENRHSVYKIKYPIQPQRLQKIQIEAQKEYSGFTNDDPQKDLTFNGSFISENILPFFGYDDRRELAENKYREDLGLEKMKSSLPEVNNSYGNSLLFASTQAQQFTYNCTISTSENQNIVMPGILLKKWSKNQRTYYNYTTEIPVTLPLNILSARYAFKKADVNINGKTIRIEVAYHPYHSYAIDSWIQSAKEALTFLSKNLGEYPYSNLVIAERPRYDEDLATSGNLIILPENHGWIADIKRNEDLDYLRYITTRLIAEQYLKRGNFSRVQGYPFLTQSIPGYLALVQLESYYGKNSTEKFLKKNHDKYSQGRAVAGIPELPVLFCDENQEYLSNHKGIETLYSTEAKIGTQNLLNQIHSFYKQSLISKKKLTAIDWYNGLVSQEKSTHNDYLKNLYFSLN